Below is a window of Plasmodium chabaudi chabaudi strain AS genome assembly, chromosome: 10 DNA.
ACAGAGCTCATacttatatcattttttatgaagcAATGTATCGGCTTCTCCACATGgacatttataaaaattttattttgatcaCCACTTTTTTCGctaatattaatatcatGAGTTACCTCAATTTTTCGCATTACCCTTTTGTCATTAATAGCATATGTTGCTAAGAACAAATTTGCTATATTTTCGTCAAAGTTATAAATTGAATAAACATTATAATTACCCTTCTTTGGGTGTATATCCCAATTGAAATTGTGATTACCTCTATTTAGAtatgttaattttattccATGTTCAGAATATAATGTTAAAGTACAAAGATAAACCTTTcctgaaataaaaatttcttGGCTATTTACTTGattgtttattttgaaatatctctctatatataaatcatcaaaataatatttatttttatagaaaaaatgattttttagGCGCTTTATTTCTTTGCTCATTAAAATTTCCTTTACTATTTCCgtatcttttttatatgtctTTGAATTGAATTCAGAAAAAACTTggaaattatcaaaaaatgttgGATATAAGcaatttacttttttttcttttattgaatatatgtatataatcgctgaaaatttttgtttactccatatatttataacagTAATAACTGTCCTATTTTCATtctttgataattttttaagttttatcttttcttcggatataatatcataattttcatttggtaatattttataatcattattaaaatttattatataatttttttctaaacattttaataaatttacgtgatctatattttttattattttgtttgttcTATGGtttcccttttttaaatatacttCCCCCATTTCCTCTATCATTTGAGCAGTGAATGATCGCTTAAGTatattcttcattttgtaACGTTCACACTTGTAACTACTATTGTCAATTTCATTGTCATTGTCCCCTCTTTTTAGAACCAAATTGACGAGTGCACCTTCAGCGAAATGTACACCATTCGGAAGCAGCGTGTGTAATTCATAAATTCGTACAATAATggggaaaaatataaacttgCATGTATTATGTActtgtataaatatttttgtgatAGCCGGCTTACTTTTTGCAGTAACAGATATTTCTAGTTCACCCTTAACACATTTGATAAaggcattttttatatatttattatcataataaactgtaaaatgattattttcacaaatctggattttcttatttttatcagatattatataaacattttttctttcaatggtgttaatatatacagTCATATGATTTTgaggaataaaaatataactacTTACAAGGTATTCTATagaaatatgtttttttttagcattttcttctttactTTCCATTACTATGTAAGATGACAGTGATTTGCATCCaaccttttttttatttaataaaataagtatatcACTAGAACAAATATTATCTGTTACAATATGCTTGTTCATATTATCTTTAGAATGGATAAACTTGTCCGAATCAGCCGgttcgattttttttttttcgccttttttttttttttgtatgctgtcatcattttttaaataatgtatatcaaaaaagtcgtcatttaaataataccaCATACAACATTTATCTAAAATACCAGAGCTATAATATCTTAAATTCTTTTCTTTGTTTAAATTGTCAAACCAAATTACATTGCCATTTATTGCATTATGCTTTCTGCTAAtttctataaaatatacaatcaAAAAAggtaaaatgaaaattagcATTTTTTCGTATTTCCCGTTTTATGATCCATTTATTAGactattcattatttttatctgaAGTATTCATAGAATActtatcaaaaataaagtgTCCCCCTAACATAACACAGGACAAGCAAGGTCACACCCctccaaaaaaaataatcaaataaaaaaaataataaactgCTGAAAAGCAATTATACAGAATTATATGTCACATTGTTTTTAACAGGATTGAGAGTagaattgaaaatataacaaaaaactataaatatataaaaggaaattcaaaaataacatTTCCAAATTTTAAAGCGGGAAAATTCCacagtaaaaaaaaaacggtAACATgatgaacaaaattaataactttaaatataaataaaataatcaatTCATCAAACAatacattaaaattaaaaaaataaattaatattaaataaataaaaaaaatgataatcaaaattatggaatattataatgctattatattttcactgattaaatataagttcacaatttttatacacCCTCTATCATTCTAGGTACCTCttctttccttttttttattttatttttagttttATTTCAATTGTAAATTAACCTAAATATGTATCATGCCTTttttcgaaaaaaataatatcagAAATAAGTTAGAAATGCGGTGTAGTAACCttttaatgaatattttaaaccattttttttacggAGGTAGGATCCCCAAAATTAtagttaaaaatttttttttcaaattatattaaaaaagttttttatgtttttaaatagacaaaaaaaataagaaaaaaaatatattataaatcaGAAATATGCCAAATGCATCAATTTCAAACCTTACGAAACTGAGAAAGgcttgaaaaatatttattttctctaACATCACTTGTTGTTTTATTAATCGATGGATTAAATAACTCTATTCCATGTAATGgtgtaaaaattaaagacgAAGACAATCCTCCAGTTGCACCACTAGATTGTGCAGATGCCAGTTTTTTCTTTggaatatttgttttttgttttgtttgatattttaattttgtaatatttgaatttaATAAAGCAGTATTTTGATCTGTAAATGTGTAAAAGTCTTCGTTAGTATCGGGGCCAAATGGTAATCTATTAATTTGCTTTCTTAATTCTGTTATTTctgttttttcttttaattttctatatCTTTTTCCTCCTCGTtttcttccttttttttcatcaggAATAggtaaaatttttttttgcttcaTAGGAGGGGGTTCTTgtaattttatcaaatggTTTATAACATACTCACGTAATAATAATCCATATTGCCCTtctttatactttttaaaataatcgATTCTTGAGGCTAAACTACACTTGCCTGCCAATAAACTtattgctttttttttatatgcatctGGAACACTTTGGACAATTTCAGATGTACTTAAAATTCCTACACCAAAAGTTTTGTTAACATTACTAAGTCCAAGTGTTGATTTTTTCGAATTACCAACAACTATAAGATTTTGAGATGATGTAAcagataaattttttaatgacCCAACACAGCTAATTAATCTAGCTGTTAATGCACTACCTAATAACATAGTTAAATTAGGGgctaataaaaacattttattttctaaataaatcaatatCTTTTGcctattttcatttaactCTAATGCTTCATCACAAAAAGACATACAACTTTTCAATAAATGATCCGGTAATTTGATTCCCGTTGTCATACTTGATGCAACGACAATTGCCATAACAGTAGTATTGGGAAGGATATCCGAAaaatcaatattttttatatcactttcattttttatcctACTTACCACACTTATATATTCTAATGGTGTATATACAATTGAATCTAATTCTGGAAATTTGGTTGAATATATGTctttcaaatatttatgtatatttaatatttctgtatctatttttataattaactCAATGCATTTCTCTATCAATActtcttcatcattttgGCTATTATCATTCAATGAATTTTCATCCTCATGACTGTGTTTTGCTTTTTTCcgttttatattattttcattttcgtCTTCATCTTCTTCGGTCTCCTTTGTTCCCTCTTCgttttttaacttttcaGCTTCTTCttcaataatataatttttaatatgatcCATTGTTTTTAGAAAATCGTCATCATAAAGCAATTCTGAGATTTTACgttcacattttttttttttatcgttTAAAAATTCTTCAATGGCATCAACAATTTCTTCGTAATCATCGTCTTCCGCATATTGTTcttcaaaatttattttttttattccatcattattattgttaaaatcgtcttcttcttcttcttctaaATCCTCAAGATCTTTCAAGAGAGTATCTGCCAGTGTTGCCTaaaaagttgaaaaaaattgcaaatatataattaatttaaggCTTATGATTAATAGTAGCATATCTACATAACAAGTATGCAAAACAAAGAGGGGTTAGAAATAGTTTCAATAATAgctacatatatatataatatgtggATACATAGTATATGCCAAGTACGTCTAAAAATAAGtttatgcataaaattaccatttttatttgtttttaaatatatgcggTTGAAAAGTaggaataatatatgccaATTATAACtccattaaatatatgattatttatCTCCACTACATACGCATATATGcaacatgtatatataatttaatattatatatataaggagaaatatataaatcctATTCCATTACTTATTTTATAGGTaacacaattttttttttctacattttatatgaaaaaagttATGTTTTTCTTTGATTAGTATTCACttttgcatattattttgttgatatttatttttttaaagaaatattgatgtgaattatttgttttttgtttttaaaattgctaatttgtttacatatacttttaaaaaataataataataaaatgcatatatatgtaaatgcCATTGcatatgtttaaaaaaaaaaaaaaaaatcaataaaaaaaaatatttttccatgccataataaatcaaaatattagtaaatttaataaaaaaatatttaaacagtttgttaaataaaataattaaaatattcatcaAAATATTACTCAAGCTGCttcgaaaaaattataaaaattttctgAAGATAGAAGCAATTTTTACAACTTCTAAAAGCATGTTTTCTtcaattcaaataattatggatacttcataaatttttatgtaacaATAATACTTCCTTTTGatgacaaaataaaaaacatgctactttatgatatataaatcagttaataaatatatatatgtgaagACGAGGATGCATAGAAGaggataaatatatttaaaccatgtatatctatataatttaatacatatacatagCATACAGACGTATAGTATCTTCGTACTATCGAAgtgatatataattaaaaagcatatatatatcctcTTATTGAGGTGAGGAATTATATGAAAGGCTATAAAAGTACCaccaaaaattttatattcattccTTAAATCACAGTACACAATGAAGGGCCAATCACAAAAACCAGAAGTAAAAGTTATGCATAGAAATCCTGaggattataaaaataacacgATGAGGTCAAATTTTATGCATGTGAgaaattttgataaaaatatccaTCTTTTCCAAAGAGaaattgaatataaaagagCTTTAAATGCAACAAAGATGGATAAAATTTTTGCTAAGCCTTTGGTTAAATGCTTAGATGGGCACGATGATTCTATTAGAAGTATTTGtgtttcaaataaaaatttaacagATTTGTATAGTGGTAGTTGTAATggatttataaatatatggaatatatttgatgaaaaattaatgcGAAAATTAAAAGCACATGAGGGATTCGTTAGAGGCTTATGCATTAGCtatgatgaaaaatatttatttagcTGTGGtgatgataaatatataaaacaatggGTTAttgacaaaaataaaaatataaatgaattaaatgaaGATGATACAACACAACaaaatttacataatttcgattatttagaaaatgaaattgttcctaaaaaaatttatgtatgCAAAAGTGTACCTAATAGTATTGATAAACATTTTTCTGAACCACTAATAATTTCAGGTAGCCAAACATTAGATGTATGGGATTATTATCGAAACAATGCTATAGCTAGCTTTGATTACAATagtgaatatatatattatgtcaaatttaattattctcAAAGAAATTTAGTTGGTTTAACATTATCAGATAATTCTATAGGCTTAGTAGATATAAAAAGCAAAACCCCtattcaaaaattatttttaaaatatcgaAGTAATTCATTAAGTTGGAATAATATGAACCCAAAACAATTTATTGTTGCAAATGAAGATTCAAATCTCTATACATTTGATATTAGATATTTAAAAACTGCTTACCTTGTTCATAAAGGTTTTGTAAATGCAGTTTTAGATGTAGATTACTCACCAAttggaaataaatttgttgCATGCTCTTATGATAAAACTATAAGATTATTTAACAGTGATGAACCTCAAAGCTATGATGTATATCATACTAAAAGAATGCAACATGTTCTATGCTGTAAATATACATTAGATtcgaaatatatattatcaggAAGTTCTGATATGTGTATACGAATATGGAAATCTTGTTCTCATGAACCTTCTGGGGTACTTTCcaataaagaaaaacaagccataaattatagaaat
It encodes the following:
- a CDS encoding U4/U6 small nuclear ribonucleoprotein PRP31, putative; amino-acid sequence: MATLADTLLKDLEDLEEEEEDDFNNNNDGIKKINFEEQYAEDDDYEEIVDAIEEFLNDKKKKCERKISELLYDDDFLKTMDHIKNYIIEEEAEKLKNEEGTKETEEDEDENENNIKRKKAKHSHEDENSLNDNSQNDEEVLIEKCIELIIKIDTEILNIHKYLKDIYSTKFPELDSIVYTPLEYISVVSRIKNESDIKNIDFSDILPNTTVMAIVVASSMTTGIKLPDHLLKSCMSFCDEALELNENRQKILIYLENKMFLLAPNLTMLLGSALTARLISCVGSLKNLSVTSSQNLIVVGNSKKSTLGLSNVNKTFGVGILSTSEIVQSVPDAYKKKAISLLAGKCSLASRIDYFKKYKEGQYGLLLREYVINHLIKLQEPPPMKQKKILPIPDEKKGRKRGGKRYRKLKEKTEITELRKQINRLPFGPDTNEDFYTFTDQNTALLNSNITKLKYQTKQKTNIPKKKLASAQSSGATGGLSSSLIFTPLHGIELFNPSINKTTSDVRENKYFSSLSQFRKV
- a CDS encoding protein SOF1, putative, with translation MKGQSQKPEVKVMHRNPEDYKNNTMRSNFMHVRNFDKNIHLFQREIEYKRALNATKMDKIFAKPLVKCLDGHDDSIRSICVSNKNLTDLYSGSCNGFINIWNIFDEKLMRKLKAHEGFVRGLCISYDEKYLFSCGDDKYIKQWVIDKNKNINELNEDDTTQQNLHNFDYLENEIVPKKIYVCKSVPNSIDKHFSEPLIISGSQTLDVWDYYRNNAIASFDYNSEYIYYVKFNYSQRNLVGLTLSDNSIGLVDIKSKTPIQKLFLKYRSNSLSWNNMNPKQFIVANEDSNLYTFDIRYLKTAYLVHKGFVNAVLDVDYSPIGNKFVACSYDKTIRLFNSDEPQSYDVYHTKRMQHVLCCKYTLDSKYILSGSSDMCIRIWKSCSHEPSGVLSNKEKQAINYRNKLKEKYSSLKEIKRIRQHHHVPALIKSMSDKKKIMLDAKKRKEKNRIQHSKNKDQLPIPEKKKIFVTEQ